In a genomic window of Scyliorhinus torazame isolate Kashiwa2021f chromosome 5, sScyTor2.1, whole genome shotgun sequence:
- the LOC140418697 gene encoding uncharacterized protein isoform X1, producing MEGKSSVHSGEKPYTCCVCGRGFARSSGLTSHKCSHTEEKLWKCGDCGKGFISPSKLETHQHSHTGERPFTCSKCGKGFTQSSDLLRHRQVHTRERPFTCSKCGKGFTQSSDLLSHQRIHTGERPFTCSECGKGFAISSNLQKHQRVHTDERQFQCPECGKCYKGSGDLMRHQRVHSDERPFRCSHCGTGFRQSSHLTAHQRIHTGERPFACSWCGKRFTRSSALLGHRRVHTGERPFICSKCGKRFTQSSDLQRHQPVHTGERPFRCSHCGTGFRQSSHLTVHQRIHTGERPFTCSNCGKGFTESSALRKHQRIHTGERPLTCSECGKGFTDSSNLLRHQRGHK from the coding sequence atggaaggaaaaagcagcgttcacagtggggagaaaccgtacacgtgttgtgtgtgtggacgaggatttgctcgatcatcaggccttacaagccacaaatgcagtcacactgaggagaaactgtggaaatgtggggactgtgggaaaggattcatttccccatccaagctggaaactcatcaacacagccacactggggagagaccattcacctgctccaagtgtgggaagggattcactcagtcatccgacttGCTGAGACACCGgcaagttcacactagggagagaccattcacctgctcaaagtgtgggaagggattcactcagtcatccgacctgctgagtcaccagcgaattcacactggggagaggccattcacctgttcagagtgtgggaagggatttgctatttcatccaacctgcagaagcatcagcgagttcacactgatgagagacagtTTCAATGTCCAgagtgcgggaagtgctataaaggttctggggatctgatgcgccatcaacgtgtccacagtgacgagagaccgtttaggtgctctcactgcgggactggattcagacaatcatctcacctcactgcacatcagcgaattcacactggggagagaccattcgcctgctcctggtgtgggaagagattcactcggtcatcggcCCTGCTgggacaccggcgagttcacactggggagagaccgttcatctgctccaagtgtgggaagcgattcactcagtcatccgatttgcagagacaccagccagttcacactggggagaggccattcaggtgctctcactgcgggactgggttcagacaatcatctcacctcactgtacatcagcgaattcacactggagagaggccattcacctgctccaactgtgggaagggattcactgagtcatccgcactgcggaagcaccagcgaattcacactggggagagaccactcacctgctccgagtgtgggaagggattcactgactcatccaacctgctgagacaccaacgaggccacaagtaa